Proteins co-encoded in one Vicinamibacterales bacterium genomic window:
- the araD gene encoding L-arabinonate dehydratase — protein sequence MTPKTSPADLRSHRWFGRDDFRSFGHRSRIKQAGFTADDIAGKPVIAILNTWSDANPCHAHFKLRAEDVKRGIWQAGGFPMEIPVLTLGETFMKPSTMLYRNLLAMDAEEALRAYPADGVVLLGGCDKTVPALMMGATSANLPAIFVPAGPMLRGTWRGQTLGSGSDAWKYWDEKRVGGIDECAWREIEDGIARSFGTCMTMGTASTMAATVDALGMTLPGASSIPAADSSHPRMASAAGRRIVEMVWEDLTPREIMTTAAFGNAVTAAMALGGSTNAIIHLIAMAGRAGATLDLDRFDALSRRTPFIGNIRPSGAFLMEDFFYAGGLRAALTRLRDLLDLDCLTVTGRTLGAEIAGAVVCQDAVIRTRDNPVGPEGGVAVLRGNLAPDGAVIKHTAAERRLLQHAGPAVVFRDYNDLERRLEDPDLPVTADSVLVLQNAGPLGGPGMPEWGMLPIPKKLLSQGVRDMVRISDARMSGTSYGACVLHVAPESFIGGPLAFVRDGDIVELDVPARRLSLRVDDEEMARRRAAWTPREVAYPRGYGHLYARHVTQADKGCDFDFLQGTAPIADPEIH from the coding sequence ATGACCCCGAAGACGTCCCCTGCGGATCTCCGCAGCCACCGCTGGTTCGGCCGCGACGACTTCCGATCCTTCGGTCATCGCTCGCGCATCAAGCAGGCCGGCTTCACCGCCGACGACATCGCCGGCAAGCCGGTGATCGCCATCCTCAACACCTGGAGCGACGCCAATCCCTGCCACGCGCACTTCAAGCTACGCGCCGAGGACGTCAAGCGCGGCATCTGGCAGGCCGGCGGCTTCCCGATGGAAATCCCCGTCCTCACGCTCGGCGAGACATTCATGAAGCCGAGCACGATGCTCTATCGCAATCTCCTGGCGATGGACGCCGAGGAAGCGCTCCGCGCCTACCCCGCCGACGGGGTCGTGCTGCTCGGCGGCTGCGACAAGACGGTGCCGGCGCTGATGATGGGCGCGACCAGCGCGAATCTGCCGGCGATCTTCGTCCCGGCCGGACCGATGCTGCGCGGCACCTGGCGCGGACAGACGCTCGGCTCCGGCAGCGACGCCTGGAAGTACTGGGACGAGAAGCGCGTCGGCGGCATCGACGAATGCGCCTGGCGCGAGATCGAGGACGGCATCGCGCGCTCGTTCGGCACCTGCATGACGATGGGCACCGCCTCGACGATGGCCGCGACGGTGGACGCTCTCGGCATGACGCTGCCCGGCGCCTCGTCGATTCCCGCCGCCGATTCGTCGCATCCGCGCATGGCCTCCGCCGCCGGCCGCCGCATCGTCGAGATGGTATGGGAGGATCTCACGCCGCGCGAGATCATGACGACCGCGGCGTTCGGCAACGCGGTGACGGCCGCCATGGCGCTCGGCGGATCGACCAATGCGATCATTCACCTCATCGCGATGGCGGGGCGCGCCGGCGCGACGCTGGATCTGGATCGCTTCGACGCGCTCTCCCGGCGCACGCCGTTCATCGGCAACATCCGGCCGTCGGGCGCATTCCTGATGGAGGACTTCTTCTATGCCGGAGGCCTGCGCGCCGCCTTGACCCGGCTGCGCGACCTGCTCGACCTCGACTGCCTGACGGTGACGGGGCGCACGCTCGGCGCCGAAATCGCAGGGGCGGTCGTGTGCCAGGACGCCGTCATCCGCACGCGCGACAACCCGGTCGGGCCGGAAGGAGGGGTGGCCGTGCTGCGCGGCAATCTCGCGCCCGACGGCGCCGTCATCAAGCACACCGCCGCCGAGCGGCGGCTGCTGCAACACGCGGGACCGGCGGTCGTGTTTCGCGACTACAACGATCTCGAGCGGCGGCTCGAGGATCCGGACTTGCCGGTCACGGCGGATTCGGTACTGGTGCTGCAGAACGCCGGCCCGCTCGGCGGACCGGGCATGCCGGAATGGGGCATGCTGCCGATCCCGAAGAAGCTGCTGTCGCAGGGGGTGCGCGACATGGTGCGGATCTCCGACGCCAGAATGAGCGGCACGAGCTACGGCGCCTGCGTGCTGCACGTCGCGCCCGAGTCGTTCATCGGCGGTCCGCTCGCGTTCGTCCGCGACGGCGACATCGTCGAGCTCGACGTGCCGGCGCGACGGTTGTCGCTGCGCGTCGACGACGAGGAGATGGCGCGGCGCAGAGCGGCGTGGACGCCGCGCGAGGTCGCCTACCCGCGCGGCTACGGCCACCTCTACGCGCGCCACGTCACGCAGGCAGACAAGGGATGCGACTTCGACTTCCTGCAGGGCACCGCGCCGATCGCCGATCCGGAAATCCACTAA
- a CDS encoding dihydrodipicolinate synthase family protein, with protein sequence MTALTLDGVFSVPPLPRRADARRTLDLDAAEQIARYIEAGGITRFLYGGNAFLYHATLGEFEMLCGWLASFAAPRWPIPSIGPSFGHAMDQARILRRHRFPAVMMLPCGDPRDAGGLDAGYRDIADAAGMPLILYLKSDTVFGSDRDAGLDAIGRLVADGVAVAIKYAVVLDDPSRDPYLDGLLRRVDRSKVVSGMGERPAVVHLRDFGLIGMTTGSGCIAPARCQEFFAAARAGDWAAAETLRAHFIPLEDLRDAWGPARVLHHATEAAGIAGTGPIPPYVSALKDAQIAQVTPAARTLRDA encoded by the coding sequence ATGACGGCTCTGACCCTCGACGGTGTGTTCTCCGTTCCGCCGCTGCCTCGACGCGCCGACGCCAGGCGGACGCTCGATCTCGACGCCGCCGAGCAGATCGCGCGCTACATCGAGGCTGGCGGCATCACCCGCTTTCTCTACGGCGGCAACGCGTTTCTCTATCACGCCACGCTCGGCGAGTTCGAGATGCTCTGCGGCTGGCTGGCCTCGTTCGCCGCACCGCGCTGGCCGATCCCGAGCATCGGCCCGTCGTTCGGACACGCGATGGATCAGGCGCGGATTTTGCGCCGCCACCGATTCCCGGCCGTGATGATGCTGCCGTGCGGCGACCCGCGTGACGCGGGCGGTCTCGACGCGGGCTACCGCGACATCGCCGACGCCGCCGGCATGCCGCTCATCCTGTATCTGAAGTCCGACACCGTGTTCGGCAGCGATCGGGACGCCGGCCTCGACGCGATCGGCCGGCTCGTCGCCGACGGCGTCGCCGTCGCGATCAAATACGCCGTCGTCCTCGACGATCCCTCGCGCGATCCGTATCTCGACGGTCTGCTGCGCCGGGTTGATCGGTCGAAGGTCGTCAGCGGCATGGGAGAGCGTCCGGCCGTCGTCCACCTGCGCGACTTCGGGCTCATCGGCATGACGACCGGATCCGGCTGCATCGCGCCGGCGCGCTGCCAGGAATTCTTCGCCGCCGCGCGTGCGGGGGATTGGGCGGCGGCCGAAACGCTGCGCGCGCACTTCATACCGCTCGAGGATCTGCGCGACGCCTGGGGCCCGGCGCGCGTGCTGCATCACGCCACCGAGGCCGCGGGGATCGCCGGGACCGGCCCGATCCCACCCTATGTGTCGGCGCTGAAGGATGCGCAGATCGCGCAAGTCACGCCGGCCGCGCGAACGCTGAGAGACGCATGA
- a CDS encoding M24 family metallopeptidase: MTDRAAEHDEKLDRLVRLARDAGAGAILLAAHHNIAWLTSGRHNRIDTTRETGSARLLVTAAGGRHVLANAIEMPRMLEEVLAGLDYAPIEYPWADDQDPRHAVRLAQRVLPGGASVAADWPLPDTTPIEPMLSRARARLTDGEAARYRTLGRDAGVALGRICRGLEPGGLEVDIARAVADAAAGFRARAVVALVGADERLRRYRHPVPTQTAWKEAVMLALCAERDGLIVSLSRVVAAGARPDLETRTRTAAGVFGRVLAATRPGATGAALYDTLARAYADAGCAEEILKHHQGGAIGYRAREWIAHPHSPEVVAERQAFAWNPTVTGTKVEDTALVLGDRLEIITSTPDWPAIDIEGGLTASGVWRM, from the coding sequence GACGAAAAGCTGGACCGCCTCGTCCGCCTGGCGCGCGACGCGGGCGCGGGCGCCATCCTGCTCGCGGCGCACCACAACATCGCCTGGCTCACCAGCGGACGGCACAACCGCATCGACACGACGCGCGAGACGGGATCGGCGCGGCTGCTGGTGACGGCGGCCGGCGGCCGTCATGTGCTCGCCAACGCGATCGAGATGCCGCGCATGCTCGAGGAGGTGCTGGCCGGCCTCGACTACGCCCCGATCGAGTATCCGTGGGCGGATGACCAGGATCCCCGCCACGCCGTCCGCCTGGCGCAGCGCGTGCTGCCGGGCGGCGCGAGCGTGGCCGCCGACTGGCCGCTGCCCGACACGACGCCGATCGAGCCGATGTTGTCGCGCGCGCGGGCGCGCCTGACCGACGGCGAGGCCGCACGCTACCGCACGCTCGGGCGTGACGCCGGTGTCGCGCTGGGCCGGATCTGCCGCGGCCTCGAGCCGGGCGGCCTCGAGGTCGACATCGCCCGCGCCGTCGCCGACGCGGCGGCCGGCTTCCGGGCCCGCGCCGTGGTGGCGCTCGTCGGCGCCGACGAACGGCTGCGCCGCTACCGGCACCCGGTGCCGACGCAGACGGCGTGGAAGGAGGCGGTCATGCTCGCGCTGTGCGCCGAGCGCGACGGGCTGATCGTCTCGCTCTCGCGGGTCGTCGCCGCCGGGGCGCGGCCCGATCTCGAGACGCGGACACGCACGGCGGCGGGCGTATTCGGGCGGGTGTTGGCCGCGACCCGGCCGGGCGCGACCGGCGCGGCGCTCTACGACACGCTGGCGCGCGCCTACGCCGATGCCGGCTGCGCCGAGGAAATCCTGAAGCATCATCAGGGAGGCGCGATCGGGTATCGCGCCCGCGAATGGATCGCGCATCCCCACTCGCCGGAAGTCGTCGCCGAGCGCCAGGCGTTCGCATGGAATCCGACCGTGACCGGGACGAAAGTCGAGGACACCGCGCTCGTCCTCGGCGATCGCCTCGAGATCATCACCTCGACGCCCGACTGGCCGGCGATCGACATCGAAGGCGGCCTGACGGCGTCGGGCGTATGGAGAATGTGA